The following proteins come from a genomic window of Yinghuangia sp. ASG 101:
- a CDS encoding lytic transglycosylase domain-containing protein: MGEAERGPGPRDPDGPEPSGNTGDAEAPPHGDAGTAAPEGAPRGGPEDRAEAGRGGGTAGGSPEADDSEAVDGKADQPADRAAKPGAGTAPEGTDPADEPDEPDEPDEIDAWITSLGAQPPEFARKELAAGDDASADGTAASRRRRLINPWIAAAAVAALLLVATTVVRNPFTMVTAERVNVSDVPKMSDPEPDLDNGPVDGGVPANLELPPEIPAAVPVTDAPPPDPSASAPAPSASIAFPPPGTPATVVTGSNGIPQIVLTAYQMAASTTAVADPACRLPWQLLAGIGRVESGHANSGQVDIAGTALTPILGPRLDGSNNTMAIRDTDGGALDYDREFDRAVGPMQFIPSSWRAYALDGNRDRKADPQNVFDAALTAARYLCAGDRDLSTPAGLERAIYSYNQSAAYVSSVKAWMAYYQTGVRPIVTSLPPVAAPPPAPAPPPPATTPVVPPPPATTQPPPSSPEPSPTTSPPPTTPGGKPTTSSPPTSASASPTTARPTGESSPAG, encoded by the coding sequence GTGGGCGAGGCCGAGCGGGGGCCGGGTCCGCGGGATCCGGACGGGCCGGAGCCGTCGGGGAACACGGGTGACGCGGAGGCGCCGCCGCACGGCGACGCCGGGACCGCCGCACCGGAGGGCGCGCCGCGCGGCGGACCGGAGGACCGGGCCGAGGCCGGCCGAGGCGGCGGTACGGCGGGCGGGTCCCCCGAAGCCGACGACTCCGAGGCGGTCGACGGGAAAGCCGACCAGCCGGCCGACCGGGCCGCGAAGCCCGGCGCGGGCACCGCGCCCGAGGGCACCGATCCGGCCGACGAACCCGACGAACCCGACGAACCCGACGAAATCGACGCGTGGATCACGTCGTTGGGTGCCCAGCCCCCCGAGTTCGCCCGCAAGGAGTTGGCGGCCGGCGACGACGCCTCGGCCGACGGTACGGCCGCGTCGCGGCGCCGCCGCCTCATCAACCCGTGGATCGCCGCCGCGGCCGTCGCCGCCCTGCTGCTGGTCGCGACGACCGTGGTGCGGAATCCGTTCACGATGGTGACCGCCGAACGCGTCAATGTCTCCGACGTGCCGAAGATGTCCGACCCCGAACCGGATTTGGACAACGGCCCGGTGGACGGAGGCGTGCCGGCGAACCTCGAACTGCCGCCCGAGATCCCGGCCGCCGTTCCGGTCACCGACGCGCCCCCGCCGGACCCCTCGGCGTCCGCGCCCGCGCCGTCGGCCTCGATCGCGTTCCCCCCGCCCGGGACGCCCGCGACCGTGGTGACCGGCTCGAACGGGATCCCGCAGATCGTGCTGACGGCGTATCAGATGGCCGCGTCGACCACCGCCGTCGCCGACCCGGCGTGTCGTCTGCCGTGGCAACTGCTCGCCGGGATAGGCCGCGTCGAGTCGGGGCACGCCAACAGCGGCCAGGTCGACATCGCGGGAACGGCGCTGACGCCGATCCTCGGGCCGCGCCTCGACGGCAGCAACAACACGATGGCGATCCGCGACACCGACGGCGGCGCGCTCGACTACGACCGCGAGTTCGACCGCGCGGTGGGCCCGATGCAGTTCATCCCGTCGTCGTGGCGGGCGTACGCGCTGGACGGCAACAGGGACCGCAAGGCCGATCCGCAGAACGTCTTCGACGCGGCGCTGACCGCCGCGCGCTACCTGTGCGCGGGGGACCGGGACCTGAGTACGCCGGCCGGGTTGGAGCGGGCGATCTACAGCTACAACCAGTCGGCCGCGTACGTGAGTTCGGTCAAGGCGTGGATGGCGTACTACCAGACGGGCGTGCGTCCGATCGTCACCAGCCTGCCGCCGGTCGCCGCGCCGCCCCCCGCCCCGGCGCCGCCGCCGCCCGCGACGACGCCCGTCGTGCCGCCCCCGCCAGCCACCACGCAGCCGCCTCCGTCGTCGCCCGAGCCGTCCCCGACCACGTCGCCGCCGCCGACCACGCCTGGCGGCAAGCCGACGACCTCGTCACCGCCGACGTCCGCCTCCGCGTCCCCGACGACGGCCCGGCCGACCGGGGAGTCGTCGCCGGCCGGCTGA
- a CDS encoding porin PorA family protein, producing the protein MRRRAALILLASAAFCVALAPLLREYVFPRVVAKTLASDEAYRVTTFTADNVTLVGDPRGPGRGKATIVRTIRPDAKASDGGTVVWDVGLVVTNSAGTVVTRIPERYAFDAVTGNPDDCCAESVDGKPVAHVGVGDKWPYFVRKRAYHHFDPYTGTAAPIDYRGTEKFHGLTVYRFTQDVPWTLGSAPRLPGGIDAAQIEQAGMERWFTLTRTILVEPVTGTPVYEEERRTEELRTPHPEDPANPGRFVLFDGQVAMTAASSDDLVADAKGQKAWLLFLHDRLPLGLVAAGLLLLAAALLTEYRGRRAARAEEATPDASPGEGADGRPVEADDTLVLSAVPAARADDG; encoded by the coding sequence ATGCGACGTAGGGCCGCCCTGATCCTGCTGGCCTCGGCCGCGTTCTGCGTCGCGCTCGCACCGCTGCTGCGCGAGTACGTGTTCCCGCGCGTCGTCGCGAAGACGCTCGCGAGCGACGAGGCGTACCGGGTCACGACGTTCACGGCCGACAACGTCACGCTCGTCGGCGACCCGAGGGGCCCCGGCCGGGGCAAGGCCACGATCGTCCGGACGATACGGCCGGACGCCAAGGCGAGCGACGGCGGCACGGTCGTGTGGGATGTCGGCCTCGTGGTGACGAACAGCGCGGGCACCGTCGTCACCCGGATCCCCGAGCGGTACGCGTTCGACGCCGTCACCGGGAATCCCGACGACTGCTGCGCCGAAAGCGTCGACGGCAAGCCGGTCGCGCACGTCGGAGTCGGCGACAAGTGGCCCTACTTCGTGCGGAAGCGCGCGTACCACCACTTCGACCCGTACACCGGCACCGCCGCCCCGATCGACTACCGGGGCACCGAGAAGTTCCACGGCCTCACGGTCTACCGCTTCACGCAGGACGTGCCGTGGACGCTCGGCAGCGCACCGCGCCTGCCCGGCGGCATCGACGCCGCGCAGATCGAACAGGCCGGGATGGAGCGCTGGTTCACGCTCACCCGGACCATCCTCGTCGAGCCGGTCACCGGCACCCCGGTGTACGAGGAGGAGCGCCGCACCGAGGAGTTGCGCACCCCGCATCCCGAAGACCCCGCCAACCCCGGCAGGTTCGTGTTGTTCGACGGGCAGGTCGCGATGACCGCCGCGTCGTCGGACGACCTCGTCGCGGACGCCAAGGGCCAGAAGGCGTGGCTGCTGTTCCTCCACGACCGGCTCCCGCTCGGCCTGGTGGCGGCCGGGCTGCTGCTCCTCGCGGCGGCGCTGCTGACGGAGTACCGGGGGCGCCGTGCCGCGCGAGCCGAGGAGGCCACGCCCGACGCGTCGCCCGGGGAGGGGGCCGACGGCCGCCCCGTCGAGGCCGACGACACCTTGGTGCTGTCGGCCGTCCCGGCCGCCCGCGCCGACGACGGCTGA
- a CDS encoding class I SAM-dependent methyltransferase — MQETGPGEPVGAALGGVGRRAVGPAESVRAGRSWWDANADDYQAEHGDFLGDTRFVWGPEGLDEQGARLLGEVAGRRVLEVGAGAAQCSRSLLARGASPVALDLSFRQLQHARRIDLAHGTAVPAVQADAAALPFRDGAFDLAFSAYGALPFSPDGGGIMREVHRVLKPGGRWVFSLSHPLRWAFPDDPGEAGLTATHSYFDTTPYVEQNDAGEATYVEFHRTLGMRVREVAAAGFRLVDLVEPEWPEDLAQVWGGWSPTRGRRIPGTAIFVCDRD; from the coding sequence ATGCAGGAGACCGGGCCGGGCGAACCGGTGGGCGCGGCCTTGGGCGGCGTCGGGCGCCGCGCCGTCGGGCCCGCCGAGAGTGTGCGCGCCGGGCGTTCCTGGTGGGACGCCAACGCCGACGACTACCAGGCCGAGCACGGGGATTTCCTCGGCGACACCCGCTTTGTGTGGGGTCCGGAGGGCCTCGACGAGCAGGGCGCCCGGCTGCTCGGCGAGGTGGCCGGACGACGCGTCCTGGAGGTCGGCGCGGGCGCCGCGCAGTGCTCGCGCAGCCTCCTGGCGCGCGGCGCGTCGCCCGTGGCACTCGACCTGTCGTTCCGGCAGTTGCAGCACGCGCGGCGGATCGACCTCGCCCACGGCACCGCCGTACCGGCCGTGCAGGCGGACGCCGCCGCGCTCCCGTTCCGCGACGGCGCCTTCGACCTGGCGTTCTCCGCGTACGGCGCGCTGCCGTTCAGCCCCGACGGCGGCGGCATCATGCGCGAGGTGCACCGCGTCCTCAAACCCGGCGGGCGATGGGTTTTCTCGCTCTCGCACCCCCTCAGATGGGCTTTTCCCGACGACCCGGGCGAGGCCGGGCTGACCGCGACGCACTCGTACTTCGACACCACGCCGTACGTCGAGCAGAACGACGCCGGCGAGGCGACATATGTCGAGTTCCACAGGACCCTCGGGATGCGGGTCCGCGAGGTCGCGGCGGCGGGGTTCCGGCTGGTCGACCTCGTCGAACCGGAGTGGCCCGAGGATCTGGCGCAGGTGTGGGGCGGCTGGAGCCCGACGCGGGGGCGGCGGATCCCGGGGACGGCGATCTTCGTCTGCGACCGGGACTGA
- the rpsA gene encoding 30S ribosomal protein S1: MTSSTEATRTTPQVAVNDIGSEEAFLAAIDETIKYFNDGDIVDGVIVKVDRDEVLLDIGYKTEGVIPSRELSIKHDVDPHEVVAVGDNIEALVLQKEDKEGRLILSKKRAQYERAWGTIEKIKEEDGIVTGTVIEVVKGGLILDIGLRGFLPASLVEMRRVRDLQPYVGKELEAKIIELDKNRNNVVLSRRAWLEQTQSEVRQTFLTTLQKGQVRTGVVSSIVNFGAFVDLGGVDGLVHVSELSWKHIDHPSEVVEVGQEVTVEVLDVDMDRERVSLSLKATQEDPWQQFARTHQIGQVVPGKVTKLVPFGAFVRVDEGIEGLVHISELAERHVEIPEQVVQVGDEIFVKVIDIDLERRRISLSLKQANEAFGADPNEAEFDPTLYGMAATYDDAGNYIYPEGFDPETNDWLEGYDKQREEWERQYAEAQQRFESHQAQVVKAREAEAEAAAESGNAGGGSYSSAPAEPQSGGGGALASDEALAALREKLAGGQS; encoded by the coding sequence ATGACGAGCAGCACCGAGGCCACTCGAACCACCCCGCAGGTGGCGGTCAACGACATCGGTTCCGAGGAAGCTTTCCTCGCGGCGATCGATGAGACGATCAAGTACTTCAACGACGGCGACATCGTGGATGGCGTGATCGTCAAGGTCGACCGGGACGAGGTCCTGCTCGACATCGGTTACAAGACCGAAGGCGTCATTCCGTCCCGCGAGCTCTCCATCAAGCACGACGTGGACCCCCACGAGGTTGTCGCGGTCGGCGACAACATCGAGGCCCTCGTCCTCCAGAAGGAGGACAAGGAAGGCCGCCTGATCCTCTCGAAGAAGCGCGCGCAGTACGAGCGTGCGTGGGGCACCATCGAGAAGATCAAGGAGGAGGACGGCATCGTCACCGGTACCGTCATCGAGGTCGTCAAGGGCGGCCTCATCCTCGACATCGGCCTCCGCGGCTTCCTTCCCGCGTCGCTCGTCGAGATGCGCCGCGTCCGCGACCTCCAGCCGTACGTCGGCAAGGAGCTCGAAGCCAAGATCATCGAGCTGGACAAGAACCGCAACAACGTGGTCCTGTCCCGCCGCGCGTGGCTCGAGCAGACCCAGTCCGAGGTGCGCCAGACGTTCCTCACGACCCTGCAGAAGGGTCAGGTCCGCACGGGCGTCGTGTCCTCGATCGTCAACTTCGGTGCGTTCGTCGACCTCGGCGGCGTCGACGGCCTGGTGCACGTCTCCGAGCTGTCCTGGAAGCACATCGACCACCCGTCCGAGGTTGTCGAGGTCGGCCAGGAGGTCACGGTCGAGGTCCTGGACGTCGACATGGACCGCGAGCGCGTCTCCCTGTCGCTGAAGGCGACCCAGGAAGACCCGTGGCAGCAGTTCGCCCGCACGCACCAGATCGGCCAGGTCGTCCCGGGCAAGGTCACCAAGCTGGTGCCGTTCGGTGCGTTCGTCCGCGTCGACGAGGGCATCGAGGGCCTGGTCCACATCTCCGAGCTGGCCGAGCGCCACGTGGAGATCCCGGAGCAGGTCGTCCAGGTCGGCGACGAGATCTTCGTCAAGGTCATCGACATCGACCTGGAGCGCCGCCGCATCAGCCTGTCGCTGAAGCAGGCCAACGAGGCCTTCGGCGCCGACCCGAACGAAGCCGAGTTCGACCCGACGCTGTACGGCATGGCGGCGACGTACGACGACGCGGGGAACTACATCTACCCCGAGGGCTTCGACCCGGAGACCAACGACTGGCTCGAGGGCTACGACAAGCAGCGCGAGGAGTGGGAGCGGCAGTACGCCGAGGCCCAGCAGCGCTTCGAGTCGCACCAGGCCCAGGTCGTCAAGGCCCGCGAGGCCGAGGCCGAGGCGGCGGCCGAGTCCGGCAACGCCGGCGGCGGCTCCTACTCGTCGGCCCCGGCCGAGCCCCAGTCCGGCGGCGGCGGAGCCCTCGCCTCCGACGAGGCCCTGGCGGCCCTCCGCGAGAAGCTCGCGGGCGGCCAGAGCTGA
- a CDS encoding MFS transporter: MYVSFSRGQDAGRVGTGGRSRARGVVTANVVALGVVSLVTDISSEMVTAVMPVYLVSGLGLSILYFGFLDGLFSGVTVFLRLVGGHVADRFSARKKVAAAGYGLSAVSRLGLPLVGASVPGIGTMLAVDRAGKGLRTAPRDALISLSSTPEAQGRAFGVHRALDTAGAFTGPLTAFLILSAVATAYDAVFVVSFCIGVAGLLVLLLFVRDRPGAPEQARAASWRAGVRLLGDVPFRRLCVCAALLGVATVSDAFVYLVLQRELAIAASWFPLLPLGTAGVYLLLAIPVGRFADRFGRRRVFLAGHVVLGGVYVLLAGPFGGAGLLVGALALHGVFYAMTDGVLMAAAGAGLPPALRTSGLAVLQTGQAAGRFVSSVAFGWAWTRWGPEGAVAWSGALLAAALVVSAVVLGGARGRG; the protein is encoded by the coding sequence GTGTATGTGTCGTTCAGTCGGGGGCAGGACGCTGGTCGAGTCGGCACGGGCGGGAGGTCACGGGCCCGTGGCGTGGTCACGGCCAACGTCGTCGCGCTCGGTGTGGTCAGCCTCGTCACGGACATCTCGTCGGAGATGGTCACCGCGGTCATGCCGGTGTACCTCGTCTCGGGCCTGGGCCTGTCGATCCTCTATTTCGGCTTTCTCGACGGCCTCTTCTCCGGCGTCACGGTCTTCCTGCGGCTCGTCGGCGGGCACGTCGCCGATCGGTTCTCGGCACGCAAGAAGGTCGCCGCGGCCGGCTACGGGCTGTCGGCGGTCAGCAGGCTGGGGCTTCCGCTCGTGGGCGCGTCGGTGCCGGGGATCGGCACGATGCTCGCGGTCGACCGCGCCGGCAAAGGCCTGCGGACGGCCCCCCGCGACGCGCTGATCTCGCTGTCCAGCACGCCCGAGGCGCAGGGGCGCGCGTTCGGAGTGCACCGGGCGTTGGACACCGCCGGAGCGTTCACCGGACCCCTGACCGCGTTCCTCATCCTGTCCGCGGTCGCGACGGCGTACGACGCGGTCTTCGTCGTGAGCTTCTGCATCGGCGTCGCCGGACTACTCGTCCTGCTGCTGTTCGTCCGCGACCGCCCCGGTGCGCCGGAGCAGGCGCGGGCGGCCTCGTGGCGCGCGGGCGTGCGGCTGCTCGGCGACGTGCCGTTCCGCAGGCTGTGCGTCTGCGCGGCCCTGCTCGGTGTGGCCACCGTGAGCGACGCGTTCGTCTACCTGGTGCTGCAGCGCGAACTCGCGATCGCCGCCTCGTGGTTCCCGCTGCTGCCGCTCGGTACGGCCGGGGTCTATTTGCTGCTCGCGATCCCGGTCGGCCGGTTCGCGGACCGGTTCGGGCGCCGCCGGGTGTTCCTCGCCGGGCACGTGGTGCTCGGCGGGGTGTACGTGCTGCTCGCGGGGCCTTTCGGCGGTGCCGGGCTGCTCGTGGGCGCACTCGCCCTGCACGGCGTGTTCTACGCGATGACGGACGGGGTGCTGATGGCCGCCGCCGGGGCGGGGCTGCCGCCCGCGCTGCGCACGAGCGGGCTCGCGGTGCTGCAGACCGGTCAGGCGGCCGGTCGGTTCGTGTCGTCCGTCGCGTTCGGGTGGGCGTGGACGCGGTGGGGCCCGGAGGGGGCCGTGGCGTGGTCGGGGGCGCTGCTCGCGGCGGCGCTGGTGGTGAGTGCGGTGGTGCTGGGAGGGGCGCGGGGACGTGGATGA